The genomic stretch TGGACAGCGTCAGTTCGGCATCATACAAGTGCACCGCACCGATTTTCATGGCGGCTTTTTGCGAGCGGATGTTCGACGGGGCGATGTGGAGATAGACAGTGTCGTACGCCTTGAAGGCGTGTTCCACCATCAGCTGTTTCAGCTCGCGATTGGTCTCGCCACCCCATTTCGCCCGCACCAGAAAGGTATACCCGATAGCGATACTGTCCGGCAGGTCGGGCGGGGTGTAATAGCTCGACATGCCCACGATCAGCCCCGAGTCGATATCAATGACGGCCAGCGTTTTGCCGGTGGCTAGCCGCGCGGCGAAGTACGCTTCGAATACCGGCCGCTCATAGCGGTCACTGGCGGGATGGCCTGCCCAGATGTGCGGGTCTGAGGCCGCCAGAAACAGGCCTTCAAAATCGCTTTCGGAAAGAGGTTTGAGCCTAAGCGTTTTCCCGCATAAAACG from Pseudomonas allokribbensis encodes the following:
- a CDS encoding GNAT family N-acetyltransferase, whose protein sequence is MHDFDCQPVLCGKTLRLKPLSESDFEGLFLAASDPHIWAGHPASDRYERPVFEAYFAARLATGKTLAVIDIDSGLIVGMSSYYTPPDLPDSIAIGYTFLVRAKWGGETNRELKQLMVEHAFKAYDTVYLHIAPSNIRSQKAAMKIGAVHLYDAELTLSTTQAWCKCYGLTRSQWTASQQHA